The Rhinoderma darwinii isolate aRhiDar2 chromosome 11, aRhiDar2.hap1, whole genome shotgun sequence genome window below encodes:
- the DNA2 gene encoding DNA replication ATP-dependent helicase/nuclease DNA2 isoform X2, with protein MDTPSDECPPTDDDLLEMMMERSFTDVDEKPKDRPPKKIIPRTKLFRGLYNRYCVLDVKEVYAPGEEKHLTITARQDGEDQELCILKDDWVEFQVKPGDIVHLEGNLSLPNTWTIDRDSGYIILFPDLLISGTSIANGIRCLRRSVLSEKFKVCDKGTRQMLIGTMLHDVFQKATTCGFGSDVLQNLALQTVHGPKYLKEMYQLNLKQADVLHEIEEYLPSFQKWTNDYMAPAAQTNWTLGLSSARNITDRRAVQVTEFLDIEENVWSPRFGLKGKIDVTAKVKIHQKCKGVVKTMPLELKTGKESNSIEHRSQVILYTMLSQERREDPEAGLLLYLKTGTMYTVPANRLDKRELLKIRNDLSFYLTNVVHKSDNGTKEIKLAPLPSVIADKQACKFCSQLRNCVLYSRSVEQQSGTFYIPNEMLPVIESETAHLKVSHLQYFNLWYLLCTLEALSKESKTGRKNIWMLSSEEREEDGQCVGSLLRTGSVQSVCDGQYLHCFQRRSGDIPATNLMTGDRVVVSGEEKKFLALSTGYIKEVNKNSISCLLDRSLAKIPQGTIFRMDHEEGGGGMESHLGNLSKLMENSPASEKLRDLIIDFIKPDFVQHLSSVLPHDAKDTVANILIGLNKPQKQAMKRVLLSKDYTLIVGMPGTGKTTTICTLVRILYACGFSVLLTSYTHSAVDNILFKLKKFKVGFLRLGRTQKIHPEIQKFGEEEICKTKSIKSLSALEELYSSQPVVATTCMGINHPIFTRRRFDFCIVDEASQISQPICLGPLFFADRFVLVGDHQQLPPLVQSAEARGCLGLLAPMKGNLNASAERDILNTGVFPTLWEQFGVRSFSVPA; from the exons ATGGATACTCCCAGCGATGAGTGTCCTCCCACCGATGATGATCTACTAGAAATGATGATGGAGAGAAGTTTTACAGACGTAGATGAGAAGCCCAAGGACAG GCCTCCTAAGAAAATAATCCCGAGGACTAAACTGTTCCGGGGTCTGTACAATAGATACTGTGTACTGGATGTAAAGGAGGTGTATGCACCCGGAGAGGAGAAGCACCTCACTATTACTGCTCGCCAGGATGGAGAAGATCAAGAACTTTGCATTCTTAAGGATGactg GGTTGAATTTCAAGTAAAACCAGGAGATATTGTTCATCTGGAGGGTAATTTGTCGCTGCCGAATACATGGACTATAGACAGGGATTCTGGATATATTATTTTATTCCCTGACCTTCTCATATCCGGTACCAGCATAGCAAATGGTATTCGATGCTTACGGAGATCGGTGTTGAGTGAGAAATTCAAG GTTTGTGATAAAGGTACAAGGCAAATGTTGATCGGTACAATGTTACATGACGTTTTTCAAAAAGCTACAACGTGTGGGTTTGGTTCTGATGTTTTGCAAAATCTTGCTCTCCAGACTGTTCATGGACCAAAGTATCTGAAAGAAAT GTACCAATTAAATTTAAAGCAAGCTGATGTTTTACATGAAATTGAGGAATATCTTCCATCGTTTCAAAAATGGACAAATGACTATATGGCACCTGCAGCACAAACTAACTGGACACTTGGCCT GTCATCTGCTAGAAACATTACGGATAGAAGAGCTGTTCAGGTGACAGAGTTTCTGGACATTGAGGAAAATGTTTGGTCACCTAGATTTGGCCTAAAGGGAAAAATTGATGTAACGGCCAAAGTGAAAATACATCAGAAATGTAAAGGCGTTGTTAAAACCATGCCACTAGAACTTAAAACTGGTAAAGAATCAAACTCCATAGAACACAGGAGTCAG GTTATTTTGTATACTATGTTAAGCCAGGAAAGGAGAGAAGATCCCGAAGCAGGTTTGCTTTTATATCTGAAGACTGGAACTATGTACACTGTGCCTGCAAATCGTCTGGACAAAAGAG AATTATTGAAAATAAGAAACGATTTGTCATTTTATTTAACAAATGTGGTTCATAAATCTGACAATGGAACCAAAGAAATTAAACTTGCCCCTCTGCCATCAGTAATTGCTGACAAACAAGCTTGCAAATTTTGTTCGCAACTTCGGAACTGTGTGCTTTACAGCAG gtcTGTCGAACAGCAAAGCGGTACATTTTACATTCCTAATGAGATGCTTCCAGTTATTGAGAGTGAGACTGCACACCTGAAAGTCTCTCATCTGCAGTACTTCAATCTTTGGTATCTCCTGTGCACTTTAGAAGCATTATCAAAAGAATCAAAAACGGGACGAAAGAATATTTGGATGCTTTCCTCGGAAGAAAG AGAAGAAGACGGACAGTGTGTTGGAAGCCTCCTCCGTACAGGAAGTGTGCAGAGCGTGTGTGATGGACAATACCTTCATTGCTTTCAGCGTCGCAGTGGTGATATTCCGGCTACAAACCTGATGACAGGAGACAGAGTTGTAGTcagtggagaggaaaaaaaattcctcGCTCTCTCTACCGGTTACATCAAAGAGGTGAACAAAAATAGCATAAGCTGCCTTTTGGACAG AAGTCTAGCCAAGATACCTCAAGGTACCATATTTAGAATGGATCACGAGGAAGGAGGTGGTGGCATGGAATCCCACCTAGGCAACCTGTCCAAGCTGATGGAAAATTCTCCAGCAAG TGAGAAGCTTAGAGATTTAATTATCGATTTTATAAAACCCGACTTTGTTCAACATTTAAGCAGTGTTCTACCTCATGATGCAAAGGACACGGTGGCAAACATATTAAtag GCCTCAATAAGCCTCAGAAGCAAGCCATGAAACGTGTTCTCCTATCTAAGGATTATACACTAATTGTTGGAATGCCTGGAACGGGGAAGACGACTACTATCTGCACGCTA GTACGAATTCTCTATGCGTGTGGCTTTAGTGTGTTGCTGACCAGTTATACTCACTCTGCAGTAGATAACATTCTTTTTAaactaaaaaaatttaaagttggATTTTTACGCTTGGGTAGAACACAGAAAATCCACCCGGAGATTCAGAAATTTGGCGAGGAAGAAATCTGCAAAACAAAGTCTATAAAGTCACTAAGTGCTTTAGAAGAACTCTACAGCAGTCAG CCGGTAGTTGCGACCACCTGCATGGGCATAAATCATCCGATCTTCACCAGGAGGAGGTTTGACTTCTGCATCGTGGATGAGGCGTCACAAATAAGTCAGCCAATTTGCCTTGGTCctttgttttttgcagacagaTTTGTTTTAGTGGGAGACCatcaacaactcccaccacttgtTCAAAGTGCAGAAGCCAG gggttgcctAGGCCTCTTAGCTCcaatgaagggaaatcttaatgcttcagcagagCGAGACATTTTGAACACCGGTGtatttccaactttgtgggaacaattCGGGGTTCGGTCCTTTTCTgtcccagcatga
- the DNA2 gene encoding DNA replication ATP-dependent helicase/nuclease DNA2 isoform X1 translates to MDTPSDECPPTDDDLLEMMMERSFTDVDEKPKDRPPKKIIPRTKLFRGLYNRYCVLDVKEVYAPGEEKHLTITARQDGEDQELCILKDDWVEFQVKPGDIVHLEGNLSLPNTWTIDRDSGYIILFPDLLISGTSIANGIRCLRRSVLSEKFKVCDKGTRQMLIGTMLHDVFQKATTCGFGSDVLQNLALQTVHGPKYLKEMYQLNLKQADVLHEIEEYLPSFQKWTNDYMAPAAQTNWTLGLSSARNITDRRAVQVTEFLDIEENVWSPRFGLKGKIDVTAKVKIHQKCKGVVKTMPLELKTGKESNSIEHRSQVILYTMLSQERREDPEAGLLLYLKTGTMYTVPANRLDKRELLKIRNDLSFYLTNVVHKSDNGTKEIKLAPLPSVIADKQACKFCSQLRNCVLYSRSVEQQSGTFYIPNEMLPVIESETAHLKVSHLQYFNLWYLLCTLEALSKESKTGRKNIWMLSSEEREEDGQCVGSLLRTGSVQSVCDGQYLHCFQRRSGDIPATNLMTGDRVVVSGEEKKFLALSTGYIKEVNKNSISCLLDRSLAKIPQGTIFRMDHEEGGGGMESHLGNLSKLMENSPASEKLRDLIIDFIKPDFVQHLSSVLPHDAKDTVANILIGLNKPQKQAMKRVLLSKDYTLIVGMPGTGKTTTICTLVRILYACGFSVLLTSYTHSAVDNILFKLKKFKVGFLRLGRTQKIHPEIQKFGEEEICKTKSIKSLSALEELYSSQPVVATTCMGINHPIFTRRRFDFCIVDEASQISQPICLGPLFFADRFVLVGDHQQLPPLVQSAEARELGMSDSLFKRLERNQDAVVQLTVQYRMNSKIMSLSNNLVYEGRLECASERVSTAIVQLPHLKSLQLELEFRESPENSWIRDVLEPTNPVCFLNTEKIPALETEEKCGISNWIEAKLVFLITSLFLKTGCKASDIGVIAPYRQQLKVISGYFTNLSSSAVEVNTVDKYQGRDKSIIVLSFVRSNIDGKLGDLLKDWRRLNVALTRAKHKLIMIGCIPTLSRFDSLEKLICHLRSENLIFNLPPGAHEHFPM, encoded by the exons ATGGATACTCCCAGCGATGAGTGTCCTCCCACCGATGATGATCTACTAGAAATGATGATGGAGAGAAGTTTTACAGACGTAGATGAGAAGCCCAAGGACAG GCCTCCTAAGAAAATAATCCCGAGGACTAAACTGTTCCGGGGTCTGTACAATAGATACTGTGTACTGGATGTAAAGGAGGTGTATGCACCCGGAGAGGAGAAGCACCTCACTATTACTGCTCGCCAGGATGGAGAAGATCAAGAACTTTGCATTCTTAAGGATGactg GGTTGAATTTCAAGTAAAACCAGGAGATATTGTTCATCTGGAGGGTAATTTGTCGCTGCCGAATACATGGACTATAGACAGGGATTCTGGATATATTATTTTATTCCCTGACCTTCTCATATCCGGTACCAGCATAGCAAATGGTATTCGATGCTTACGGAGATCGGTGTTGAGTGAGAAATTCAAG GTTTGTGATAAAGGTACAAGGCAAATGTTGATCGGTACAATGTTACATGACGTTTTTCAAAAAGCTACAACGTGTGGGTTTGGTTCTGATGTTTTGCAAAATCTTGCTCTCCAGACTGTTCATGGACCAAAGTATCTGAAAGAAAT GTACCAATTAAATTTAAAGCAAGCTGATGTTTTACATGAAATTGAGGAATATCTTCCATCGTTTCAAAAATGGACAAATGACTATATGGCACCTGCAGCACAAACTAACTGGACACTTGGCCT GTCATCTGCTAGAAACATTACGGATAGAAGAGCTGTTCAGGTGACAGAGTTTCTGGACATTGAGGAAAATGTTTGGTCACCTAGATTTGGCCTAAAGGGAAAAATTGATGTAACGGCCAAAGTGAAAATACATCAGAAATGTAAAGGCGTTGTTAAAACCATGCCACTAGAACTTAAAACTGGTAAAGAATCAAACTCCATAGAACACAGGAGTCAG GTTATTTTGTATACTATGTTAAGCCAGGAAAGGAGAGAAGATCCCGAAGCAGGTTTGCTTTTATATCTGAAGACTGGAACTATGTACACTGTGCCTGCAAATCGTCTGGACAAAAGAG AATTATTGAAAATAAGAAACGATTTGTCATTTTATTTAACAAATGTGGTTCATAAATCTGACAATGGAACCAAAGAAATTAAACTTGCCCCTCTGCCATCAGTAATTGCTGACAAACAAGCTTGCAAATTTTGTTCGCAACTTCGGAACTGTGTGCTTTACAGCAG gtcTGTCGAACAGCAAAGCGGTACATTTTACATTCCTAATGAGATGCTTCCAGTTATTGAGAGTGAGACTGCACACCTGAAAGTCTCTCATCTGCAGTACTTCAATCTTTGGTATCTCCTGTGCACTTTAGAAGCATTATCAAAAGAATCAAAAACGGGACGAAAGAATATTTGGATGCTTTCCTCGGAAGAAAG AGAAGAAGACGGACAGTGTGTTGGAAGCCTCCTCCGTACAGGAAGTGTGCAGAGCGTGTGTGATGGACAATACCTTCATTGCTTTCAGCGTCGCAGTGGTGATATTCCGGCTACAAACCTGATGACAGGAGACAGAGTTGTAGTcagtggagaggaaaaaaaattcctcGCTCTCTCTACCGGTTACATCAAAGAGGTGAACAAAAATAGCATAAGCTGCCTTTTGGACAG AAGTCTAGCCAAGATACCTCAAGGTACCATATTTAGAATGGATCACGAGGAAGGAGGTGGTGGCATGGAATCCCACCTAGGCAACCTGTCCAAGCTGATGGAAAATTCTCCAGCAAG TGAGAAGCTTAGAGATTTAATTATCGATTTTATAAAACCCGACTTTGTTCAACATTTAAGCAGTGTTCTACCTCATGATGCAAAGGACACGGTGGCAAACATATTAAtag GCCTCAATAAGCCTCAGAAGCAAGCCATGAAACGTGTTCTCCTATCTAAGGATTATACACTAATTGTTGGAATGCCTGGAACGGGGAAGACGACTACTATCTGCACGCTA GTACGAATTCTCTATGCGTGTGGCTTTAGTGTGTTGCTGACCAGTTATACTCACTCTGCAGTAGATAACATTCTTTTTAaactaaaaaaatttaaagttggATTTTTACGCTTGGGTAGAACACAGAAAATCCACCCGGAGATTCAGAAATTTGGCGAGGAAGAAATCTGCAAAACAAAGTCTATAAAGTCACTAAGTGCTTTAGAAGAACTCTACAGCAGTCAG CCGGTAGTTGCGACCACCTGCATGGGCATAAATCATCCGATCTTCACCAGGAGGAGGTTTGACTTCTGCATCGTGGATGAGGCGTCACAAATAAGTCAGCCAATTTGCCTTGGTCctttgttttttgcagacagaTTTGTTTTAGTGGGAGACCatcaacaactcccaccacttgtTCAAAGTGCAGAAGCCAG GGAATTGGGAATGAGTGACAGTTTGTTCAAGAGACTGGAGAGAAACCAGGACGCTGTTGTCCAGCTCACTGTGCAGTATCGTATGAATAG TAAGATCATGTCTCTGAGCAATAATCTAGTATATGAAGGGCGACTAGAATGTGCCTCTGAGCGTGTGTCTACAGCCATTGTCCAGCTACCTCACCTCAAGTCCCTGCAGCTGGAGTTGGAATTCAGGGAGTCTCCAGAAAACTCATGGATCAGAGATGTTTTAGAACCGACCAACCCAGTCTGCTTTCTAAACACAGAGAAG ATCCCTGCTTTGGAAACGGAAGAAAAATGCGGTATCAGTAATTGGATTGAAGCCAAGCTGGTCTTCCTGATAACTTCTCTGTTCTTAAAG ACTGGATGCAAGGCCTCAGATATTGGAGTCATCGCTCCATATCGACAGCAATTGAAAGTGATCTCTGGTTATTTTACTAACTTGTCATCCAGCGCTGTAGAGGTTAACACTGTGGACAAATACCAGGGAAGAGATAAAAGTATTATTGTTTTGTCATTCGTAAGAAGCAACATTGATGGGAAa CTTGGAGATCTTCTAAAGGATTGGAGGAGACTCAATGTAGCGCTCACACGGGCCAAGCACAAGCTTATAATGATAGGCTGTATTCCAACTCTGTCTCGCTTTGATTCCCTGGAGAAGCTGATTTGTCATCTACGCAGTGAAAACCTCAT TTTCAATCTCCCTCCAGGAGCCCATGAACACTTTCCAATGTGA